The sulfur-oxidizing endosymbiont of Gigantopelta aegis genomic interval TTACTGGCGGATGATGGTCAGTTCCCAGCAGGCAAAGTACAAGAAGCCATTGCGAAATATGGTATTGATCCTGAAAAACCAAATCCAGCCACTGCTTAATTGCAGTTTGCTTGCCGACTTTTGGGTCGGCTTGGTTTCAGGACATAAAGAATACAGTGGAGTAATACCATGAGTAAAATGATAGAAGTATTTGTACCGGATATTGGTGATTTTGATGATGTTGAAGTCATTGAATTGCTCGTATCTGAGGGTGACACGATTAACGTTGAAGACTCGTTAATTACTGTCGAGTCGGACAAGGCCACCATGGAAATTCCCAGCAGTCATGCGGGAGTTGTGGCCAAGGTTAAAGTGGCTGTCGGTGAGCGTGTTGCCGAAGGCTCACTGGTCATCTTATTAGATGCTGAAGGCGTTGTCACAGAAGCGGCCCCGGTTGAAGAAAAGTCTGAGCCAGCGCCTGAGCCGGTGGTAGAAAAAGCAGTACCTGAAAAGAAACTTGCTCCTGTCTCGGCCAAAAAACCTTCACCGACGATTAATATCGATCATGAGAATTTCAAAAAAGCCCATGCCTCACCCTCAGTCAGAAAATTTGCCCGTGAGCTCGGCGTTGATTTAACGAAAGTGAAAGGCACGGGTAATAGTAGTCGTGTCTTGAAAGAAAATGTGCAAGATTTTGTTAAACAAGCGCTAAAAGAACCTGCCAGTGGTGGTACTAGCTTGGGTGTTGCGCCAATGCCTGACATTGATTTCAGTCAATGGGGTGAGGTTGAAACCAAGAAACTATCCAAAATTAATATTCTGACGGGTAAGTTTTTACACCGTAACTGGGTGAACATTCCTCATGTGACCCAATTTGATGAAGCGGATATTACTGAACTGGAAGCTTTTCGTAAGAAGAGTAATGTTGAATATGCCGATAAGGGTATTAAAGTCACCATGCTGTCATTTATGATGAAAGCAGTGGTTGCGGCACTGAAAGAGTTCCCTCGTTTTAATTCTTCGTTGGATGTCACCGGTGAGTCACTGATCCAGAAAAATTATTACCATATCGGCATCGCTGTAGCGACTCCGGACGGTTTGGTGGTGCCGGTGATTCGTGATGTGGATAAGAAGAGCTTAGGCGATTTAGCCGGTGAATTACGCGAAGTATCAATGAAAGCCCGTGATAAGAAACTCAAACCTTCAGAAATGCAGGGTGGTTGTTTCACTATCTCAAGTCTAGGTGGCATTGGTGGTACTAGTTTCACTCCGATTGTGAATGCCCCTGAAGTGGCTATTCTTGGTGTCTCGCGCTCTAAAATGGCTCCGGTCTGGAATGGCAGTGATTTTGATGCCCG includes:
- the aceF gene encoding dihydrolipoyllysine-residue acetyltransferase, producing MSKMIEVFVPDIGDFDDVEVIELLVSEGDTINVEDSLITVESDKATMEIPSSHAGVVAKVKVAVGERVAEGSLVILLDAEGVVTEAAPVEEKSEPAPEPVVEKAVPEKKLAPVSAKKPSPTINIDHENFKKAHASPSVRKFARELGVDLTKVKGTGNSSRVLKENVQDFVKQALKEPASGGTSLGVAPMPDIDFSQWGEVETKKLSKINILTGKFLHRNWVNIPHVTQFDEADITELEAFRKKSNVEYADKGIKVTMLSFMMKAVVAALKEFPRFNSSLDVTGESLIQKNYYHIGIAVATPDGLVVPVIRDVDKKSLGDLAGELREVSMKARDKKLKPSEMQGGCFTISSLGGIGGTSFTPIVNAPEVAILGVSRSKMAPVWNGSDFDARLMCPLALSYDHRVIDGAQGAAFTAYLSKMLADVRYLLM